The Prunus persica cultivar Lovell chromosome G7, Prunus_persica_NCBIv2, whole genome shotgun sequence genome has a segment encoding these proteins:
- the LOC18771913 gene encoding probable LRR receptor-like serine/threonine-protein kinase At1g56130 isoform X1 produces the protein MRISTLGTIDNNMINLRRMLKQPWPLLASFCSLCFLSCFWFQVSVAQNATTDPSEVTALISIFRQWDMLALPIRGGEPCIGFAINGSEFEKPENNPAVTCDCTYDKNTTCHITKLRVHALKKRGVFPTEFEALRYLAVLKLDKNNFTGPLPAFIGNMSALTVLSVSHNSFSGPIPKELGNLKELTMLSFGSNNFSGTLPPELGNLVNLGLFYMDSCGLSGEIPSTFAKLINMQVLWASDNSFSGKIPSFIGNWRKLTYLRFQGNSFEGPIPSSFSQLTSLESLRISDIYYVSSSLDFIRNLKNLTDLVLRNTLINGSIPTDFGEYQRLQILDLGFNNLTGELPSSLFNMSSLTYLFLGNNILSGPLPSQKSNKLQTIDLSYNYFSGSFPPWVATISQLNLVVNNFTFDSSNITLPGLNCLQRDFPCNRNTPQYTSFSINCGGPQMRGSGGILYEAEDSALGPATFKVTSTQKWAVSNAGLFSDIKNKSFVETTLAQVTGTDVTPELFQTSRLSPGSLRYYGLGLQNGPYIVTLQFAEMVFDSRDEQSRQSLGRRVFDIYIQGNLRRKDFDISKEAGGVKRAVARPFKVNVTENYLDIHLFWAGKGTCCIPEQGDYGPLISAVHAALDLTPTTLGKKSRTGLIVGIAVAVGVGVVILLLLFAVLYMRRKTSEKDDDEDLLGLGPRPNTFSYAELRAATEDFNPSNKLGEGGYGPVYKGTLSDGRVVAVKQLSVASHQGKSQFVTEIATISAVQHRNLVKLYGCCIEGSHRILVYEYLENKSLDQALFGRNDLHLDWPTRFNILLGTARGLAYLHEESKPRIVHRDVKASNILLDAELSPKISDFGWAKLYDDKKTHMSTRVAGTIGYLAPEYAMRGRLTEKADVFGFGVVALEILSGRPNSDDNLDPEKIYLLEWAWTLHENDQSLGLVDPRLTEFDENDATRLIKAALLCTQASPMMRPSMSRVVAILSGDIEASTVMSKPSYLADWDFKDVTTSSFLVDDDTSSTESNVLLDHQPEGSTTGASLGIDPGIVGEGT, from the exons ATGAG AATAAGTACTTTGGGAACCATTGACAATAACATGATCAATTTGAGGAGGATGTTGAAGCAACCATGGCCTCTTTTAGCGTCCTTTTGCAGTCTATGCTTTCTCAGCTGCTTCTGGTTTCAAGTGTCCGTGGCTCAAAATGCTACTACCGATCCATCTGAAG TGACAGCGTTGATCTCAATATTCCGGCAATGGGACATGCTAGCCCTGCCTATCCGTGGAGGAGAGCCATGCATCGGATTTGCCATCAATGGAAGCGAGTTTGAAAAGCCAGAGAATAATCCAGCCGTCACTTGTGACTGTACTTATGACAAAAATACTACCTGCCACATTACCAAACT tcGAGTTCATGCTCTGAAGAAACGAGGGGTGTTTCCAACAGAATTTGAGGCTTTAAGATATCTGGCCGTTTT GAAACTTGATAAGAATAATTTCACCGGTCCCCTACCAGCATTCATTGGCAATATGTCTGCGTTGACGGTATT GTCAGTTTCCCACAATTCATTCTCTGGGCCCATCCCCAAGGAGCTTGGAAACCTTAAGGAGCTAACTATGCT GTCCTTTGGGTCGAATAATTTCTCCGGAACACTCCCTCCAGAACTTGGTAACTTAGTCAATCTCGGGCTATT TTACATGGACAGCTGTGGACTCAGTGGAGAAATTCCTTCAACATTTGCTAAGCTCATCAACATGCAAGTCCT cTGGGCATCAGACAATTCTTTCTCAGGAAAGATACCTTCTTTCATTGGGAATTGGAGAAAACTAACTTATTT GAGATTTCAAGGGAACTCTTTTGAAGGCCCAATACCAAGCAGTTTTTCTCAACTGACTTCATTGGAATCTCT GCGAATCAGTGATATATATTATGTGAGCTCGTCTCTTGATTTCATAAGAAATTTGAAGAACTTGACTGATTT AGTTCTACGGAATACATTAATCAACGGTAGCATCCCCACTGATTTTGGAGAATATCAACGTTTACAGATACT GGATCTGGGCTTCAACAATTTAACAGGCGAACTCCCAAGCTCTTTGTTCAACATGAGTTCTCTTACATATTT ATTTCTTGGAAACAATATTCTGTCTGGACCTCTTCCAAGCCAAAAGAGCAATAAACTTCAGACTAT AGATTTGTCTTACAACTATTTCTCAGGAAGCTTTCCCCCATGGGTAGCCACAATATCGCAACT GAATTTAGTGGTCAACAACTTCACATTTGACAGTTCAAACATAAC TCTTCCTGGATTGAATTGCCTCCAGAGGGATTTTCCATGCAATCGAAATACCCCACAAT atacaagctTCTCAATCAATTGTGGAGGACCACAAATGAGAGGAAGTGGCGGGATATTGTATGAGGCTGAAGACTCAGCTCTTGGCCCAGCAACATTTAAGGTAACCAGTACACAGAAATGGGCTGTTAGCAATGCGGGTTTGTTTTctgatataaaaaataaatcattcgTGGAAACCACCCTTGCGCAAGTCACCGGTACAGATGTGACCCCAGAGCTTTTCCAGACTTCAAGATTGTCCCCAGGTTCACTGAGATACTATGGCCTGGGTCTTCAGAATGGACCTTATATTGTAACATTACAATTTGCAGAAATGGTTTTTGATAGCCGCGATGAACAAAGTAGGCAAAGTCTAGGAAGGCGTGTATTTGATATCTATATTCAA GGGAACCTCCGAAGGAAGGACTTCGACATATCGAAGGAGGCAGGTGGGGTTAAAAGAGCAGTTGCGAGACCCTTCAAGGTTAATGTGACAGAGAATTATCTAGATATTCATCTGTTCTGGGCTGGTAAGGGAACATGTTGCATACCTGAACAAGGTGATTACGGCCCTCTAATATCGGCTGTCCACGCTGCTTTAG ATCTCACACCAACTACTCTAGGAAAGAAGAGCAGGACTGGGTTGATAGTTGGTATTGCAGTCGCTGTCGGAGTAGGAGTAGTGATCTTGCTATTATTATTTGCAGTTTTATATATGCGGAGAAAAACATCAGAGAAAGATGACGATGAAG ATCTTCTAGGATTAGGTCCCCGACCAAATACTTTCAGTTATGCTGAGTTGAGAGCTGCAACAGAAGATTTTAATCCTTCAAATAAGTTAGGAGAGGGAGGATATGGACCTGTTTATAAG GGGACACTTTCTGATGGGAGGGTAGTGGCTGTGAAGCAACTTTCAGTAGCATCTCACCAAGGGAAGAGTCAATTTGTAACTGAGATTGCTACGATATCTGCAGTCCAACATCGCAATCTAGTGAAATTGTATGGGTGCTGCATTGAAGGAAGCCACCGCATTTTGGTTTATGAGTATCTTGAAAACAAGAGCCTTGATCAGGCACTTTTTG GAAGAAATGACTTGCACCTTGACTGGCCTACCCGCTTCAATATATTGTTGGGAACAGCAAGAGGACTTGCTTACCTTCATGAGGAGTCAAAGCCCAGGATTGTACATCGAGATGTCAAAGCCAGTAATATTTTGTTAGATGCAGAACTCTCCCCAAAAATATCGGATTTTGGATGGGCAAAGCTTTATGATGACAAGAAAACACACATGAGCACCCGGGTTGCAGGCACAAT AGGCTATTTGGCACCAGAGTACGCAATGCGCGGACGTCTGACAGAAAAGGCTGATGTTTTTGGTTTCGGGGTTGTTGCTTTGGAGATCCTCAGCGGGAGACCAAATTCTGACGACAACTTGGATCCTGAGAAGATTTATCTTCTTGAATGG GCATGGACTCTGCATGAAAACGACCAGAGTCTGGGGCTGGTGGATCCGAGATTGACAGAGTTTGATGAAAATGACGCAACTAGATTGATAAAAGCAGCTCTCCTCTGCACTCAGGCTTCACCAATGATGAGGCCATCGATGTCACGTGTGGTGGCAATACTTTCTGGAGATATTGAAGCAAGCACTGTTATGTCGAAGCCAAGTTATTTGGCAGATTGGGATTTCAAAGATGTGACCACAAGTAGCTTTTTGGTGGATGATGATACCTCATCAACTGAGAGCAATGTTCTCCTCGACCATCAGCCTGAAGGGAGCACAACTGGTGCTAGCCTCGGGATTGACCCTGGCATTGTTGGAGAAGGAACGTGA
- the LOC18771913 gene encoding probable LRR receptor-like serine/threonine-protein kinase At1g56140 isoform X2: MSLCFLSCFWFQVSVAQNATTDPSEVTALISIFRQWDMLALPIRGGEPCIGFAINGSEFEKPENNPAVTCDCTYDKNTTCHITKLRVHALKKRGVFPTEFEALRYLAVLKLDKNNFTGPLPAFIGNMSALTVLSVSHNSFSGPIPKELGNLKELTMLSFGSNNFSGTLPPELGNLVNLGLFYMDSCGLSGEIPSTFAKLINMQVLWASDNSFSGKIPSFIGNWRKLTYLRFQGNSFEGPIPSSFSQLTSLESLRISDIYYVSSSLDFIRNLKNLTDLVLRNTLINGSIPTDFGEYQRLQILDLGFNNLTGELPSSLFNMSSLTYLFLGNNILSGPLPSQKSNKLQTIDLSYNYFSGSFPPWVATISQLNLVVNNFTFDSSNITLPGLNCLQRDFPCNRNTPQYTSFSINCGGPQMRGSGGILYEAEDSALGPATFKVTSTQKWAVSNAGLFSDIKNKSFVETTLAQVTGTDVTPELFQTSRLSPGSLRYYGLGLQNGPYIVTLQFAEMVFDSRDEQSRQSLGRRVFDIYIQGNLRRKDFDISKEAGGVKRAVARPFKVNVTENYLDIHLFWAGKGTCCIPEQGDYGPLISAVHAALDLTPTTLGKKSRTGLIVGIAVAVGVGVVILLLLFAVLYMRRKTSEKDDDEDLLGLGPRPNTFSYAELRAATEDFNPSNKLGEGGYGPVYKGTLSDGRVVAVKQLSVASHQGKSQFVTEIATISAVQHRNLVKLYGCCIEGSHRILVYEYLENKSLDQALFGRNDLHLDWPTRFNILLGTARGLAYLHEESKPRIVHRDVKASNILLDAELSPKISDFGWAKLYDDKKTHMSTRVAGTIGYLAPEYAMRGRLTEKADVFGFGVVALEILSGRPNSDDNLDPEKIYLLEWAWTLHENDQSLGLVDPRLTEFDENDATRLIKAALLCTQASPMMRPSMSRVVAILSGDIEASTVMSKPSYLADWDFKDVTTSSFLVDDDTSSTESNVLLDHQPEGSTTGASLGIDPGIVGEGT; encoded by the exons ATGAG TCTATGCTTTCTCAGCTGCTTCTGGTTTCAAGTGTCCGTGGCTCAAAATGCTACTACCGATCCATCTGAAG TGACAGCGTTGATCTCAATATTCCGGCAATGGGACATGCTAGCCCTGCCTATCCGTGGAGGAGAGCCATGCATCGGATTTGCCATCAATGGAAGCGAGTTTGAAAAGCCAGAGAATAATCCAGCCGTCACTTGTGACTGTACTTATGACAAAAATACTACCTGCCACATTACCAAACT tcGAGTTCATGCTCTGAAGAAACGAGGGGTGTTTCCAACAGAATTTGAGGCTTTAAGATATCTGGCCGTTTT GAAACTTGATAAGAATAATTTCACCGGTCCCCTACCAGCATTCATTGGCAATATGTCTGCGTTGACGGTATT GTCAGTTTCCCACAATTCATTCTCTGGGCCCATCCCCAAGGAGCTTGGAAACCTTAAGGAGCTAACTATGCT GTCCTTTGGGTCGAATAATTTCTCCGGAACACTCCCTCCAGAACTTGGTAACTTAGTCAATCTCGGGCTATT TTACATGGACAGCTGTGGACTCAGTGGAGAAATTCCTTCAACATTTGCTAAGCTCATCAACATGCAAGTCCT cTGGGCATCAGACAATTCTTTCTCAGGAAAGATACCTTCTTTCATTGGGAATTGGAGAAAACTAACTTATTT GAGATTTCAAGGGAACTCTTTTGAAGGCCCAATACCAAGCAGTTTTTCTCAACTGACTTCATTGGAATCTCT GCGAATCAGTGATATATATTATGTGAGCTCGTCTCTTGATTTCATAAGAAATTTGAAGAACTTGACTGATTT AGTTCTACGGAATACATTAATCAACGGTAGCATCCCCACTGATTTTGGAGAATATCAACGTTTACAGATACT GGATCTGGGCTTCAACAATTTAACAGGCGAACTCCCAAGCTCTTTGTTCAACATGAGTTCTCTTACATATTT ATTTCTTGGAAACAATATTCTGTCTGGACCTCTTCCAAGCCAAAAGAGCAATAAACTTCAGACTAT AGATTTGTCTTACAACTATTTCTCAGGAAGCTTTCCCCCATGGGTAGCCACAATATCGCAACT GAATTTAGTGGTCAACAACTTCACATTTGACAGTTCAAACATAAC TCTTCCTGGATTGAATTGCCTCCAGAGGGATTTTCCATGCAATCGAAATACCCCACAAT atacaagctTCTCAATCAATTGTGGAGGACCACAAATGAGAGGAAGTGGCGGGATATTGTATGAGGCTGAAGACTCAGCTCTTGGCCCAGCAACATTTAAGGTAACCAGTACACAGAAATGGGCTGTTAGCAATGCGGGTTTGTTTTctgatataaaaaataaatcattcgTGGAAACCACCCTTGCGCAAGTCACCGGTACAGATGTGACCCCAGAGCTTTTCCAGACTTCAAGATTGTCCCCAGGTTCACTGAGATACTATGGCCTGGGTCTTCAGAATGGACCTTATATTGTAACATTACAATTTGCAGAAATGGTTTTTGATAGCCGCGATGAACAAAGTAGGCAAAGTCTAGGAAGGCGTGTATTTGATATCTATATTCAA GGGAACCTCCGAAGGAAGGACTTCGACATATCGAAGGAGGCAGGTGGGGTTAAAAGAGCAGTTGCGAGACCCTTCAAGGTTAATGTGACAGAGAATTATCTAGATATTCATCTGTTCTGGGCTGGTAAGGGAACATGTTGCATACCTGAACAAGGTGATTACGGCCCTCTAATATCGGCTGTCCACGCTGCTTTAG ATCTCACACCAACTACTCTAGGAAAGAAGAGCAGGACTGGGTTGATAGTTGGTATTGCAGTCGCTGTCGGAGTAGGAGTAGTGATCTTGCTATTATTATTTGCAGTTTTATATATGCGGAGAAAAACATCAGAGAAAGATGACGATGAAG ATCTTCTAGGATTAGGTCCCCGACCAAATACTTTCAGTTATGCTGAGTTGAGAGCTGCAACAGAAGATTTTAATCCTTCAAATAAGTTAGGAGAGGGAGGATATGGACCTGTTTATAAG GGGACACTTTCTGATGGGAGGGTAGTGGCTGTGAAGCAACTTTCAGTAGCATCTCACCAAGGGAAGAGTCAATTTGTAACTGAGATTGCTACGATATCTGCAGTCCAACATCGCAATCTAGTGAAATTGTATGGGTGCTGCATTGAAGGAAGCCACCGCATTTTGGTTTATGAGTATCTTGAAAACAAGAGCCTTGATCAGGCACTTTTTG GAAGAAATGACTTGCACCTTGACTGGCCTACCCGCTTCAATATATTGTTGGGAACAGCAAGAGGACTTGCTTACCTTCATGAGGAGTCAAAGCCCAGGATTGTACATCGAGATGTCAAAGCCAGTAATATTTTGTTAGATGCAGAACTCTCCCCAAAAATATCGGATTTTGGATGGGCAAAGCTTTATGATGACAAGAAAACACACATGAGCACCCGGGTTGCAGGCACAAT AGGCTATTTGGCACCAGAGTACGCAATGCGCGGACGTCTGACAGAAAAGGCTGATGTTTTTGGTTTCGGGGTTGTTGCTTTGGAGATCCTCAGCGGGAGACCAAATTCTGACGACAACTTGGATCCTGAGAAGATTTATCTTCTTGAATGG GCATGGACTCTGCATGAAAACGACCAGAGTCTGGGGCTGGTGGATCCGAGATTGACAGAGTTTGATGAAAATGACGCAACTAGATTGATAAAAGCAGCTCTCCTCTGCACTCAGGCTTCACCAATGATGAGGCCATCGATGTCACGTGTGGTGGCAATACTTTCTGGAGATATTGAAGCAAGCACTGTTATGTCGAAGCCAAGTTATTTGGCAGATTGGGATTTCAAAGATGTGACCACAAGTAGCTTTTTGGTGGATGATGATACCTCATCAACTGAGAGCAATGTTCTCCTCGACCATCAGCCTGAAGGGAGCACAACTGGTGCTAGCCTCGGGATTGACCCTGGCATTGTTGGAGAAGGAACGTGA
- the LOC18771913 gene encoding probable LRR receptor-like serine/threonine-protein kinase At1g56130 isoform X3 — protein sequence MLALPIRGGEPCIGFAINGSEFEKPENNPAVTCDCTYDKNTTCHITKLRVHALKKRGVFPTEFEALRYLAVLKLDKNNFTGPLPAFIGNMSALTVLSVSHNSFSGPIPKELGNLKELTMLSFGSNNFSGTLPPELGNLVNLGLFYMDSCGLSGEIPSTFAKLINMQVLWASDNSFSGKIPSFIGNWRKLTYLRFQGNSFEGPIPSSFSQLTSLESLRISDIYYVSSSLDFIRNLKNLTDLVLRNTLINGSIPTDFGEYQRLQILDLGFNNLTGELPSSLFNMSSLTYLFLGNNILSGPLPSQKSNKLQTIDLSYNYFSGSFPPWVATISQLNLVVNNFTFDSSNITLPGLNCLQRDFPCNRNTPQYTSFSINCGGPQMRGSGGILYEAEDSALGPATFKVTSTQKWAVSNAGLFSDIKNKSFVETTLAQVTGTDVTPELFQTSRLSPGSLRYYGLGLQNGPYIVTLQFAEMVFDSRDEQSRQSLGRRVFDIYIQGNLRRKDFDISKEAGGVKRAVARPFKVNVTENYLDIHLFWAGKGTCCIPEQGDYGPLISAVHAALDLTPTTLGKKSRTGLIVGIAVAVGVGVVILLLLFAVLYMRRKTSEKDDDEDLLGLGPRPNTFSYAELRAATEDFNPSNKLGEGGYGPVYKGTLSDGRVVAVKQLSVASHQGKSQFVTEIATISAVQHRNLVKLYGCCIEGSHRILVYEYLENKSLDQALFGRNDLHLDWPTRFNILLGTARGLAYLHEESKPRIVHRDVKASNILLDAELSPKISDFGWAKLYDDKKTHMSTRVAGTIGYLAPEYAMRGRLTEKADVFGFGVVALEILSGRPNSDDNLDPEKIYLLEWAWTLHENDQSLGLVDPRLTEFDENDATRLIKAALLCTQASPMMRPSMSRVVAILSGDIEASTVMSKPSYLADWDFKDVTTSSFLVDDDTSSTESNVLLDHQPEGSTTGASLGIDPGIVGEGT from the exons ATGCTAGCCCTGCCTATCCGTGGAGGAGAGCCATGCATCGGATTTGCCATCAATGGAAGCGAGTTTGAAAAGCCAGAGAATAATCCAGCCGTCACTTGTGACTGTACTTATGACAAAAATACTACCTGCCACATTACCAAACT tcGAGTTCATGCTCTGAAGAAACGAGGGGTGTTTCCAACAGAATTTGAGGCTTTAAGATATCTGGCCGTTTT GAAACTTGATAAGAATAATTTCACCGGTCCCCTACCAGCATTCATTGGCAATATGTCTGCGTTGACGGTATT GTCAGTTTCCCACAATTCATTCTCTGGGCCCATCCCCAAGGAGCTTGGAAACCTTAAGGAGCTAACTATGCT GTCCTTTGGGTCGAATAATTTCTCCGGAACACTCCCTCCAGAACTTGGTAACTTAGTCAATCTCGGGCTATT TTACATGGACAGCTGTGGACTCAGTGGAGAAATTCCTTCAACATTTGCTAAGCTCATCAACATGCAAGTCCT cTGGGCATCAGACAATTCTTTCTCAGGAAAGATACCTTCTTTCATTGGGAATTGGAGAAAACTAACTTATTT GAGATTTCAAGGGAACTCTTTTGAAGGCCCAATACCAAGCAGTTTTTCTCAACTGACTTCATTGGAATCTCT GCGAATCAGTGATATATATTATGTGAGCTCGTCTCTTGATTTCATAAGAAATTTGAAGAACTTGACTGATTT AGTTCTACGGAATACATTAATCAACGGTAGCATCCCCACTGATTTTGGAGAATATCAACGTTTACAGATACT GGATCTGGGCTTCAACAATTTAACAGGCGAACTCCCAAGCTCTTTGTTCAACATGAGTTCTCTTACATATTT ATTTCTTGGAAACAATATTCTGTCTGGACCTCTTCCAAGCCAAAAGAGCAATAAACTTCAGACTAT AGATTTGTCTTACAACTATTTCTCAGGAAGCTTTCCCCCATGGGTAGCCACAATATCGCAACT GAATTTAGTGGTCAACAACTTCACATTTGACAGTTCAAACATAAC TCTTCCTGGATTGAATTGCCTCCAGAGGGATTTTCCATGCAATCGAAATACCCCACAAT atacaagctTCTCAATCAATTGTGGAGGACCACAAATGAGAGGAAGTGGCGGGATATTGTATGAGGCTGAAGACTCAGCTCTTGGCCCAGCAACATTTAAGGTAACCAGTACACAGAAATGGGCTGTTAGCAATGCGGGTTTGTTTTctgatataaaaaataaatcattcgTGGAAACCACCCTTGCGCAAGTCACCGGTACAGATGTGACCCCAGAGCTTTTCCAGACTTCAAGATTGTCCCCAGGTTCACTGAGATACTATGGCCTGGGTCTTCAGAATGGACCTTATATTGTAACATTACAATTTGCAGAAATGGTTTTTGATAGCCGCGATGAACAAAGTAGGCAAAGTCTAGGAAGGCGTGTATTTGATATCTATATTCAA GGGAACCTCCGAAGGAAGGACTTCGACATATCGAAGGAGGCAGGTGGGGTTAAAAGAGCAGTTGCGAGACCCTTCAAGGTTAATGTGACAGAGAATTATCTAGATATTCATCTGTTCTGGGCTGGTAAGGGAACATGTTGCATACCTGAACAAGGTGATTACGGCCCTCTAATATCGGCTGTCCACGCTGCTTTAG ATCTCACACCAACTACTCTAGGAAAGAAGAGCAGGACTGGGTTGATAGTTGGTATTGCAGTCGCTGTCGGAGTAGGAGTAGTGATCTTGCTATTATTATTTGCAGTTTTATATATGCGGAGAAAAACATCAGAGAAAGATGACGATGAAG ATCTTCTAGGATTAGGTCCCCGACCAAATACTTTCAGTTATGCTGAGTTGAGAGCTGCAACAGAAGATTTTAATCCTTCAAATAAGTTAGGAGAGGGAGGATATGGACCTGTTTATAAG GGGACACTTTCTGATGGGAGGGTAGTGGCTGTGAAGCAACTTTCAGTAGCATCTCACCAAGGGAAGAGTCAATTTGTAACTGAGATTGCTACGATATCTGCAGTCCAACATCGCAATCTAGTGAAATTGTATGGGTGCTGCATTGAAGGAAGCCACCGCATTTTGGTTTATGAGTATCTTGAAAACAAGAGCCTTGATCAGGCACTTTTTG GAAGAAATGACTTGCACCTTGACTGGCCTACCCGCTTCAATATATTGTTGGGAACAGCAAGAGGACTTGCTTACCTTCATGAGGAGTCAAAGCCCAGGATTGTACATCGAGATGTCAAAGCCAGTAATATTTTGTTAGATGCAGAACTCTCCCCAAAAATATCGGATTTTGGATGGGCAAAGCTTTATGATGACAAGAAAACACACATGAGCACCCGGGTTGCAGGCACAAT AGGCTATTTGGCACCAGAGTACGCAATGCGCGGACGTCTGACAGAAAAGGCTGATGTTTTTGGTTTCGGGGTTGTTGCTTTGGAGATCCTCAGCGGGAGACCAAATTCTGACGACAACTTGGATCCTGAGAAGATTTATCTTCTTGAATGG GCATGGACTCTGCATGAAAACGACCAGAGTCTGGGGCTGGTGGATCCGAGATTGACAGAGTTTGATGAAAATGACGCAACTAGATTGATAAAAGCAGCTCTCCTCTGCACTCAGGCTTCACCAATGATGAGGCCATCGATGTCACGTGTGGTGGCAATACTTTCTGGAGATATTGAAGCAAGCACTGTTATGTCGAAGCCAAGTTATTTGGCAGATTGGGATTTCAAAGATGTGACCACAAGTAGCTTTTTGGTGGATGATGATACCTCATCAACTGAGAGCAATGTTCTCCTCGACCATCAGCCTGAAGGGAGCACAACTGGTGCTAGCCTCGGGATTGACCCTGGCATTGTTGGAGAAGGAACGTGA
- the LOC109950363 gene encoding uncharacterized protein LOC109950363, with protein sequence MTVLPRRNTASKLITRQGQALGEETPPPLRGYPSKRDTVKQCALHGEHGHYTNNCNACESHIEELVRDGHCTEFIAKKTIQQIEYRDTAAKEPLQKVIRINTILADSQESGLTTKERKRKIAQTTYVSQVTTGVPITADTPIIGFQKDLIELDLPHNDALIISIKIEQAVIERVHVDEGSATNIL encoded by the exons ATGACCGTATTGCCGCGAAGAAATACAGCAAGCAAGCTGATCACCCGACAAG GACAAGCCTTGGGTGAGGAGACACCGCCACCCCTGAGGGGATACCCCTCTAAGAGGGATACCGTTAAACAATGCGCACTTCATGGGGAGCACGGTCATTACACCAACAACTGCAACGCCTGTGAAAGCCATATTGAGGAGTTGGTCAGAGATGGCCATTGCACAGAGTTCATCGCAAAGAAGACCATCCAGCAGATCGAGTATCGTGATACAGCTGCCAAGGAACCTCTCCAAAAGGTCATACGGATCAACACCATTCTAGCCGACTCCCAAGAGTCCGGGCTGACCACCAAGGAGCGCAAGAGAAAGATCGCACAGACGACTTATGTCTCCCAAGTCACAACAGGCGTACCAATCACTGCGGATACACCCATCATCGGTTTTCAGAAGGACTTGATCGAGCTTGATCTGCCGCATAATGACGCCTTAATCATCTCCATCAAAATTGAACAAGCTGTGATCGAGCGAGTTCATGTGGATGAGGGCAGTGCAACCAACATCCTATAA